The genomic stretch TCTCTGATGCCCTGGCCGCCCAGGTGGGTGGAATCGGCATCGCCCCAGGGGCCAACATCAACTACCAAACGGGGCATGCGGTCTTTGAGGCCACCCATGGAACCGCGCCCAAGTATGCGGGCCAGGACAAGGTGAACCCCTCCAGCGTCATCCTCTCGGGGGAGATGATGCTCCGCTACATGGGCTGGAACGAGGCAGCGGACCTCATCATCCAGGCCATGGAGCGCACCATTGCCAAGGGGCTCGTTACCTACGACTTCCACCGCCTCCTCCAGGCAGAGGGTAAGCCCGCCACCCTCCTTAGGACCAGCGAGTTCGGCCGGGCCTTGATCGAGCACATGTAATACCACCTCCGGCCGACCGCCCACGGGCCTCGTCCCAGAAGGTTCACAGGCTAGAGGAGGGTGAAACGGGCCTCGAGGCGAGGGAGGTCCGCCTCCAGAAAGCGGAGGCGGACCTCAGCATCCAGGGGCAGGGGCTTGCTGAGGGCCACCTGGGCAGTCAGGCCCAGCTCCGGCAAGAGGAAAACCCCCTGCCCTCCCCTTTTCTCCACCAGGATTCCCCTTCCCTCGTACCCCTTCTCCATCAGGTAGACCAGGATCCAGTGGAGCTTGCTCTTCCTCTCCGCCTCCCGCACCAGGTCGGCCATGGCCTCCGCCGCCCCCACCCGTTGCAAGAGCTCCTCCTGGGAAAGGGGCTTCTCCCCTTTCAACCAAGCCCTTAGCTGCTGGTGGGCCACCAGGTCCAGGTAGCGCCTTAAAGGGCTCGTCACCTGGGCATAGAGGGGAAGGCCCAGGCCCCTGTGGGGTGCGGGCACGGCCTTGAGCTGGGCCCTTTTCAGGGCCTTGCGTTGCTCCCACATGGCGCTAAGCCCCTCCCCTTCCACCCGCCTGGCGGGAGCCTCCTGGGTGGCGAAGGGGAAGGGCAGTCCCTCCCTGAGGGCCAGGTGGGCTGCGGCATAACCCGCGAGATGCATGGCCTCCTGGACCCAGATGCGGCTTTCGTAGGCCTCGAGGGGACGGATCCTTACCTCCTGGCCCTCCAAGCGCACCTTCACCTCGGGTAGGCGCAGGTCCAACCCCCCTTGGGCCAGGCGCTTCCGCCGGAAGGCCAAGGCCAGGTCCCGCAAAGGGGCAAGCTCCTCCACCCCCAGGGCCTCTTGGTAGCTGAGCCTCCTCACCCTTACCCAGCTTGGGAAAACCTCCTCCTCCAGGATCTCCCCCTCCCCAGAAACCCTCAAGCGGAAGGTAAGGGCCGGGGACACCTCCTTTAGGCCCAAGCCCAGAACCCAGGTGGCCTCCTGGGGCAGCATGGGTACCGTCCCCTCGGGCAGGTACAGGTTGGCTCCCCGGCGCATGGCCTCCTGGTCTAGGGGGCTAGAAGGCTCCACCAAGGCCGCCACATCCGCCACGTGCACCCAAAGCTGGAAACCCTCGGGTACCCTCTCGGCATAGACGGCGTCGTCCGGGTCCTGGCTTTCCTCGTCGTCGATGGCGTAGGCGGGGAGGTGGGTCAGGTCCACCCGCTCCTCCTGGGGAAGGGCAGGTAGGGGAAGCTCAGGAGGAACGAGGATAAGCCCAAGCCGCCTGGGATGGGGGTTTTGCCGCTGCCACACCCCGAGGCGCAGGAGAAGGCCGTGGGCGGCCTCAGGGGTCTCGGGAAGGCCCAGGGCTCTGAGCACCCGGCTTTCCCTCCTTTCCCCCAGGGCCATGGCCTCCACCTCCTGGATTAAGGAGCGGTCCTCAGGGGCGGGCACCCCTTCCCTAAGCCGCCTTACCCCCTCCTGGAAGCGCCGCTCCTGTTCCTCCCGCTTTCTTCTGGCCTCGAGGAGGGCCTCCACTTCCTCCCGGGTGCGGGCCCGGACCCTTTCCCCCTCCAGGAGGAAGCGCTCCCCCCTTTGCGCCAGAAGATAGGCCCCGTAAGCGGTCTCGGGCGTGTACACCCCGTAGACCAGCTCGGCCAAGTCCTTGAGATCCACCACCTGGCCCTGAAGAAGCTCCCAAGCAGCCTCCTCCTCGCCCTCGGGCGGGTTCAACTCCAGGGAAGCGGGCCCGGGGTGAAGCCAGAGGACATCCTTGGGACGTACCCTTACCCGAGCCCCATCGGGCAGGGTGAGCTCCAGACGGTCCCCCTTTTCCACCGCCAAAGCAGGCCTACCCTTGTAGACCACCAACGCGGCCACGCCCCTAAGGATACACGGGGTATAGTGAACGGCATGGAGTGGGATCTTTCCGACCTGTACCTTAGCCCTGAGGACCCGAACCTCGAAAGGGACCTGGCCGAGGCTCTGAACCTCGCCAGCAACCTGGACCCCAAGGACCTCCTCCATCCCAGCCAGGCGGAAGGCCTTTTTCGGCGCTACGAGGAAGCCCTGGAGAAAGCCTATAAGCCCTTGAACTACGCCTCCCTCTACTTCGCCACCCGCACCCAGGACCCTGTGGCCAAGGCCCTTCTGGACCGGGTAAGGAACCGCTACACCGAGGTGCGAAACCGCCTGGTACCCCTCGAGGTGGCCCTGCGCAAGCTTCCCGAGGAGGCCTTCCAGGCCCTCTTGGAGCACCCCGGCCTTGCCGATCTCCACCACTTCCTGCAAAGGCAGCGGGCCTTCGCCCCCCACACCCTTTCCGAGCGGGAGGAGGAGCTTCTAAACCTCAAGGGCCTGGTGGGAAGAAGCGCCTGGAGCCAGTTCTACACGGAATACACCGGCCGCTTCCGCTTCCGGGTGGGGGAAAGGGAGCTTACCGAGATGGAGGTGCGGGCCCTAAGGCGGGATCCCGACCCTAAGGTGCGGCGGGAAGCCCACCGGGAGCTATACGGGAAGCTCATGGCCGAAGCCCCTACCCTCAGCGCGGTGTTCAATGCGGTGTTCCTGGACTACCTCCAGGACCTTCGCCTACGGGGTTACCGCCATCCCCTGGAGCCCGTGGCCCTCCGGGACGAGGTGGAGGTAAAGGACATCGAGGCCCTCCTCGAGGCCACCCAGGCCCACTACCCCCTGGTGGAGGCCTACTACCGCTGGAAGGCAAGGCGGCTGGGCCTGGAGAAAACCCCAAGCCCGGATCTCCTCGCCCCTTTGGCCAGGGAAAAACCCA from Thermus antranikianii DSM 12462 encodes the following:
- a CDS encoding M3 family oligoendopeptidase, whose protein sequence is MEWDLSDLYLSPEDPNLERDLAEALNLASNLDPKDLLHPSQAEGLFRRYEEALEKAYKPLNYASLYFATRTQDPVAKALLDRVRNRYTEVRNRLVPLEVALRKLPEEAFQALLEHPGLADLHHFLQRQRAFAPHTLSEREEELLNLKGLVGRSAWSQFYTEYTGRFRFRVGERELTEMEVRALRRDPDPKVRREAHRELYGKLMAEAPTLSAVFNAVFLDYLQDLRLRGYRHPLEPVALRDEVEVKDIEALLEATQAHYPLVEAYYRWKARRLGLEKTPSPDLLAPLAREKPKVPFEEAQDLVLTAFHRFSPEVGRIAWEFFEKRWIDVYPRPGKRGGAFCSGGLPSTHPYVLLNHTDDLDAAHTLAHELGHGVHFYLARKQRLLNFGASTPLAETASVFAEILLDDLLLERLSPEERTLLLAERVEDAIGTLFRQVMYTFFERRSLEARREAALSPEAFHGIWQEEQGRLYGDAVEWTELDQAAWAGIPHFVHYRFYTYSYALGYLVVLALYGKYQEEGKAFVPKYLGILEAGESQSPKEILAQAGVDLASEAFFQYGFGVLESWLKALP
- a CDS encoding RNB domain-containing ribonuclease, with protein sequence MAALVVYKGRPALAVEKGDRLELTLPDGARVRVRPKDVLWLHPGPASLELNPPEGEEEAAWELLQGQVVDLKDLAELVYGVYTPETAYGAYLLAQRGERFLLEGERVRARTREEVEALLEARRKREEQERRFQEGVRRLREGVPAPEDRSLIQEVEAMALGERRESRVLRALGLPETPEAAHGLLLRLGVWQRQNPHPRRLGLILVPPELPLPALPQEERVDLTHLPAYAIDDEESQDPDDAVYAERVPEGFQLWVHVADVAALVEPSSPLDQEAMRRGANLYLPEGTVPMLPQEATWVLGLGLKEVSPALTFRLRVSGEGEILEEEVFPSWVRVRRLSYQEALGVEELAPLRDLALAFRRKRLAQGGLDLRLPEVKVRLEGQEVRIRPLEAYESRIWVQEAMHLAGYAAAHLALREGLPFPFATQEAPARRVEGEGLSAMWEQRKALKRAQLKAVPAPHRGLGLPLYAQVTSPLRRYLDLVAHQQLRAWLKGEKPLSQEELLQRVGAAEAMADLVREAERKSKLHWILVYLMEKGYEGRGILVEKRGGQGVFLLPELGLTAQVALSKPLPLDAEVRLRFLEADLPRLEARFTLL